The following coding sequences lie in one Cloeon dipterum chromosome 1, ieCloDipt1.1, whole genome shotgun sequence genomic window:
- the LOC135936467 gene encoding follistatin — MRGAAEALLRRRSSLALLALLALAAPLHPVHGGSCWIMAKNGRCMQRLSDDVDRDHCCKMDMPGMSHLAAYVDEKMDSGTIFFYRALGGGVPCAACKDSCERVECGAEMKCVMRNGRPKCVCEPKCPKQGRHQRGAVCGSDGRSYRNACRLRKRACRQRSADTLSVAYHGQCQDSCSKVRCLERKQCVVDQNKMPHCVRCSRKCGKEARKHVCGADGHTYPSVCHIRVAACRKGKAVPIAYRGRCKPGASCRNVKCRERQRCLLEPETGHPRCVSCSLRCRGEKDDAYGFGGPICGTNNISYRTWCHLLQDACSTGFVIETKHIGNCTDASQLHGRNSSMSNSLFSEIFAPS; from the exons ATGCGCGGCGCTGCAGAGGCGCTGCTCCGGCGCCGCTCCTCGCTCGCCCTGCTCGCCCTCCTCGCGCTCGCCGCACCCCTGCACCCCGTACATG GTGGCTCGTGTTGGATCATGGCCAAGAACGGACGCTGCATGCAGCGGCTCTCGGACGACGTCGACCGCGACCACTGCTGCAAAATGGA TATGCCAGGGATGAGTCACCTGGCGGCGTACGTCGACGAAAAAATGGACTCGGGCACCATTTTCTTCTACAGGGCGCTGGGCGGTGGAGTCCCCTGCGCCGCGTGTAAAG ATAGCTGCGAGAGGGTGGAGTGCGGCGCCGAGATGAAGTGCGTGATGCGCAATGGCCGTCCCAAGTGCGTGTGCGAGCCGAAATGTCCGAAGCAGGGCCGCCACCAGCGCGGCGCCGTCTGCGGCTCGGACGGACGCTCCTACCGAAACGCGTGCCGCCTGAGGAAACGGGCCTGCCGCCAACGCTCCGCCGACACGCTCTCCGTCGCCTACCACGGACAGTGCCAAG ACTCGTGCTCGAAGGTGCGGTGTCTGGAGCGGAAGCAGTGCGTGGTGGACCAGAACAAGATGCCGCACTGCGTTCGCTGTTCCCGCAAATGCGGCAAGGAGGCGCGGAAGCACGTGTGCGGCGCCGACGGCCACACCTACCCGAGCGTCTGCCACATCCGCGTGGCCGCCTGCCGAAAGGGCAAGGCCGTGCCGATCGCCTACCGCGGCCGCTGCAAGC ccgGGGCAAGCTGCAGAAACGTCAAGTGCCGCGAGCGTCAGCGTTGCCTGCTGGAGCCAGAGACGGGACACCCGCGCTGCGTGTCGTGCAGCCTGCGGTGCCGCGGCGAGAAGGACGACGCCTACGGATTCGGCGGGCCCATCTGCGGCACCAACAACATCTCCTACCGCACCTGGTGTCATCTGCTGCAGGACGCGTGCTCCACCGGCTTCGTCATCGAGACCAAGCACATCGGAAACTGCACCGACGCCTCGCAACTCCACG
- the LOC135943446 gene encoding zinc finger protein ZFMSA12A-like, producing MCRQKFGIGTFDLSWHMRRRHGYEPCRATSCRLFFADVAERDAHERRQHGAHKNLACRVCGRGFSSAVARTSHVWIVHRCFSCDRNFAKNEMQGHQCRNCRRNTATARKATRADNFFV from the coding sequence ATGTGCAGACAGAAGTTCGGAATCGGCACGTTTGACCTGAGCTGGCACATGAGGCGGCGGCACGGCTACGAGCCGTGCCGGGCGACGTCGTGCCGCCTCTTTTTCGCCGACGTCGCCGAGCGGGACGCGCACGAGCGGCGCCAACACGGCGCCCACAAGAATCTGGCGTGTCGCGTGTGCGGAAGGGGCTTCAGCAGCGCCGTCGCCCGCACCAGCCACGTGTGGATCGTCCACCGCTGCTTCTCGTGCGACAGGAATTTCGCCAAGAACGAGATGCAGGGCCACCAGTGCCGAAACTGCCGCCGAAACACCGCCACCGCCCGAAAAGCCACCAGGGCGGAcaattttttcgtttaa